A window from Leptothermofonsia sichuanensis E412 encodes these proteins:
- the purF gene encoding amidophosphoribosyltransferase, with protein sequence MNLYPPSDADSAAQSNPFSPPFSPDRPDKPEEACGVFGVFAPGEDVAKLTYFGLFALQHRGQESAGIATFEGDQVHLHKEMGLVSQVFSETILGEMPGDLAVGHTRYSTTGSSRVVNAQPAVTKTCLGTLALAHNGNLVNTIQLREDLLRSNYNLVTTTDSELIALAIAEEISTGKGWLEGAISAFNRCQGAFSLVIGTPAGMMGVRDPNGIRPLVIGTLPQHSSTDPIRYVLSSETCGLDIIGAEFLREVEPGELVWINEEGLASFHWAQQPKPKLCIFEMIYFARPDSVMDDESLYSYRMRIGRRLASESPVEADLVIAVPDSGIPAAIGFSQASGIPYAEGLIKNRYVGRTFIQPTQSMRESGIRMKLNPLKDVLNGKRVVIVDDSIVRGTTSRKIVKALREAGATEVHMRISSPPVTHPCFYGIDTDNQDQLIAATNSVTEIAAQIGVDSLSYLSWAGMLSETHSNPDHFCSACFTGDYPVPVPEPVKRSKLKLEKVAVLEKV encoded by the coding sequence ATGAACCTCTATCCGCCTTCTGATGCTGATTCCGCCGCTCAGTCCAACCCTTTTTCACCACCGTTCAGTCCAGACCGACCGGATAAGCCGGAGGAAGCCTGTGGAGTTTTTGGGGTGTTTGCCCCAGGGGAGGATGTGGCAAAATTGACCTATTTTGGACTGTTTGCCCTCCAGCATCGGGGTCAGGAGTCAGCCGGGATCGCAACCTTTGAGGGCGATCAGGTTCATCTACACAAAGAAATGGGATTGGTTTCCCAGGTCTTTAGCGAAACCATTTTGGGTGAAATGCCGGGAGATCTTGCCGTTGGACACACCCGCTATTCCACCACAGGTTCCAGCCGGGTTGTCAACGCTCAGCCTGCCGTCACAAAAACCTGCCTGGGTACCCTGGCCCTGGCTCACAATGGCAATCTGGTCAATACGATTCAACTCCGGGAAGACCTGTTAAGGAGTAACTATAATCTGGTCACCACCACCGACTCGGAACTGATCGCACTGGCGATCGCTGAGGAAATCAGCACTGGCAAAGGCTGGCTGGAGGGTGCCATCAGTGCTTTCAATCGTTGTCAGGGAGCCTTTAGCCTGGTGATTGGTACGCCTGCTGGCATGATGGGGGTCCGCGATCCCAACGGCATTCGCCCCCTGGTAATTGGCACATTGCCTCAGCATTCCTCGACAGACCCTATTCGGTATGTCCTGTCCTCTGAAACCTGTGGTTTAGATATTATCGGTGCAGAATTTTTAAGAGAGGTGGAACCCGGTGAACTGGTGTGGATTAACGAGGAAGGGTTGGCTTCCTTCCACTGGGCACAGCAACCGAAGCCCAAACTCTGTATTTTTGAAATGATCTACTTCGCCCGTCCTGATAGCGTGATGGATGATGAAAGCCTTTACAGCTATCGGATGCGGATTGGTCGGCGACTGGCTTCCGAATCTCCAGTTGAGGCAGACCTGGTGATTGCCGTGCCTGATTCAGGTATTCCGGCGGCGATCGGATTTTCCCAGGCATCCGGTATTCCCTATGCCGAAGGATTGATTAAAAACCGTTATGTGGGTCGTACCTTTATTCAACCCACCCAGTCAATGCGGGAATCCGGCATTCGCATGAAACTCAATCCCTTGAAGGATGTGCTGAATGGGAAGCGTGTTGTGATTGTGGATGATTCTATTGTGCGAGGCACCACCAGCCGCAAGATTGTCAAGGCATTGCGAGAGGCGGGAGCCACTGAAGTACACATGCGCATCTCTTCCCCGCCGGTGACTCATCCCTGCTTCTATGGCATTGACACTGACAATCAGGATCAACTCATCGCTGCCACTAATTCGGTGACGGAAATTGCCGCCCAGATTGGGGTGGATTCTCTCAGTTACCTGAGCTGGGCAGGGATGTTGAGTGAAACCCATAGCAATCCGGATCATTTTTGCTCTGCCTGTTTCACAGGCGATTATCCCGTCCCTGTTCCCGAACCTGTGAAGCGCTCCAAACTGAAACTGGAGAAGGTCGCTGTGCTGGAAAAGGTATAG
- a CDS encoding flippase: MNQSWIQLLPPALRSKLDGHYALQKIIGNTGWLFADRILRMGVGLVVGVWVARFLGPNQFGLFNYAVAFTAIFGAIASLGLDSIAVREIVRTPEHKDQILGTTFVLRLIGSVLVWLLTVGVIILSRPNDGLTQTLVGIIAAGAIFQAGDTIDCWFQSQIQSKYTVTAKNIAFTLIAGFKIVLIQMQAPLVAFAWAGLAEIIVASIGLAIAYQASGNHLVKWRFSLPQAKQLLKDGSPLILSSLMIMIYMRVDQVMLAEILGEQEVGFYSAAVRLAEVWYFIPTAIVSSTFPSIIEARQVSETLFFERLQVLYRLMASTAYLIAIPTTLLSGWIIHLLFGNAYEKAGPMLAVLVWASLFVNLGVARSSFLTAMNWTRLHLFTVFLGCLLNIGLNILLIPIAGGVGAAIATCISYWFAVHGTCFLCPPLTRTGTMLTKAMLINR; encoded by the coding sequence ATGAACCAATCCTGGATTCAGCTTTTACCCCCTGCCCTCCGTTCAAAGCTGGACGGACACTACGCTTTACAAAAAATTATTGGCAACACTGGCTGGTTATTTGCTGATCGCATCCTGCGAATGGGAGTGGGCCTGGTTGTTGGCGTATGGGTCGCTCGATTTTTAGGACCCAACCAGTTTGGTTTATTTAACTATGCAGTGGCTTTTACAGCGATTTTTGGGGCGATCGCTTCTCTGGGCTTAGATAGCATTGCCGTGCGTGAAATTGTTCGGACTCCAGAGCACAAAGACCAGATCTTAGGTACCACTTTCGTACTCAGGCTGATTGGTAGCGTTCTGGTATGGCTGTTAACTGTCGGAGTAATCATCCTGTCCCGTCCAAATGATGGGTTGACTCAAACACTGGTAGGGATTATCGCAGCAGGAGCAATTTTTCAAGCAGGGGACACCATTGATTGTTGGTTTCAGTCCCAGATCCAGTCAAAATACACCGTTACAGCTAAAAATATTGCTTTTACACTGATTGCTGGCTTCAAAATTGTGCTCATTCAAATGCAGGCCCCTCTGGTTGCCTTTGCCTGGGCAGGGCTGGCAGAAATCATTGTCGCTAGTATTGGTCTGGCAATTGCTTATCAAGCGAGCGGCAATCATCTAGTAAAGTGGCGATTTTCCCTCCCTCAAGCCAAACAACTATTGAAAGATGGTTCTCCCCTGATTCTGTCCAGTCTCATGATCATGATTTATATGCGAGTTGATCAGGTCATGCTGGCAGAGATTTTGGGAGAACAGGAAGTGGGATTTTACTCTGCCGCTGTCAGGCTGGCAGAAGTTTGGTACTTTATTCCAACTGCCATTGTTTCCTCCACATTCCCCAGTATTATCGAAGCTCGTCAGGTGAGTGAAACCCTGTTTTTTGAGCGGTTGCAAGTTCTCTATCGCCTGATGGCATCAACTGCTTATCTGATAGCTATTCCAACCACCCTTTTATCAGGATGGATAATTCATCTCTTATTTGGAAATGCCTATGAAAAAGCAGGTCCAATGCTGGCTGTTCTCGTCTGGGCGAGCCTGTTTGTTAATTTGGGGGTTGCTCGCAGTTCTTTCCTCACGGCAATGAACTGGACACGCTTACATCTATTCACGGTTTTTCTAGGATGCCTCTTAAATATTGGACTGAACATCCTGCTAATTCCTATTGCGGGGGGGGTGGGAGCAGCGATCGCAACGTGCATTTCTTACTGGTTTGCAGTTCATGGAACGTGTTTCCTCTGTCCACCTCTAACTCGGACAGGGACTATGTTGACTAAAGCCATGCTCATCAACAGATAG
- the glyA gene encoding serine hydroxymethyltransferase: protein MTRTNLDFLAETDPAIAEILQHELQRQRDHLELIASENFTSAAVLAAQGSVLTNKYAEGLPGKRYYGGCEFIDQAEQLAIDRIKQLFGAAHANVQPHSGAQANFAVFLALLQPGDTFMGMDLSHGGHLTHGSPVNVSGLWFNKQHYGVNQETERLDFDQIRDLVLQHRPRLIICGYSAYSRVIEFDKFRAIADEVGAYLMADIAHIAGLVASGHHPNPIPYCDVVTSTTHKTLRGPRGGLILTRDPELGKKFDKAVFPGSQGGPLQHVIAAKAVAFGEALKPEFKTYCGQVIDNARALATQLQNRGFKIVSGGTDNHLMLVDLRSIGMTGKVADQLVSKVNITANKNTVPFDPESPFVTSGLRLGSPAMTTRGMGVAEFTEIGNIIADRLLNPEDEAIAQDCQQRVADLCSRFPLYPHLNIPVPALA from the coding sequence GTGACTCGAACAAACTTAGACTTCCTTGCTGAAACTGATCCGGCGATCGCCGAAATCCTGCAACACGAACTTCAACGCCAGCGGGACCACCTGGAACTGATTGCCAGTGAAAACTTTACCTCTGCGGCTGTCCTGGCTGCTCAGGGTTCAGTGCTGACGAATAAATATGCTGAAGGGCTTCCCGGCAAGCGCTACTACGGGGGCTGTGAATTTATTGACCAGGCAGAGCAACTGGCGATTGACCGGATTAAGCAATTGTTTGGCGCTGCCCATGCCAATGTGCAACCCCACTCAGGGGCACAGGCAAATTTTGCAGTTTTCCTGGCACTTCTACAACCAGGAGATACCTTCATGGGCATGGATTTATCCCACGGAGGTCACCTGACCCATGGCTCTCCTGTGAATGTGTCGGGTCTATGGTTCAACAAGCAGCACTATGGGGTCAATCAAGAGACTGAACGACTGGACTTTGACCAGATCCGTGACCTGGTGCTTCAGCACCGTCCCAGGCTGATTATCTGTGGCTATTCTGCCTACTCTCGCGTGATTGAGTTTGACAAGTTTCGGGCGATCGCCGATGAAGTGGGTGCCTACCTGATGGCAGACATTGCCCACATTGCTGGACTGGTTGCCAGTGGGCATCACCCCAATCCCATCCCCTATTGCGATGTGGTCACCTCTACAACCCACAAAACCCTGCGGGGTCCTCGCGGCGGTTTGATCCTGACCCGTGACCCAGAGCTGGGCAAGAAATTTGATAAAGCCGTCTTTCCGGGTAGCCAGGGAGGACCTCTGCAGCATGTGATTGCAGCCAAAGCGGTTGCCTTTGGCGAAGCACTCAAGCCAGAGTTCAAAACCTACTGCGGACAGGTGATTGACAATGCCCGTGCCCTAGCTACCCAATTGCAAAATCGGGGGTTCAAGATTGTGTCTGGAGGGACCGATAACCACCTGATGCTGGTAGATCTGCGCTCAATTGGTATGACCGGCAAAGTGGCAGATCAACTGGTCAGTAAAGTGAATATTACAGCTAACAAAAATACCGTTCCCTTTGACCCGGAATCGCCTTTTGTCACCAGCGGCTTACGGCTAGGCTCTCCAGCAATGACCACACGTGGTATGGGAGTCGCCGAGTTTACAGAGATTGGCAACATCATTGCCGATCGCTTGCTGAACCCTGAGGATGAGGCGATCGCCCAGGACTGTCAACAACGGGTAGCTGACCTTTGTTCCCGCTTTCCCCTCTACCCTCATCTGAATATTCCGGTGCCTGCCCTGGCTTAA
- the sbcD gene encoding exonuclease subunit SbcD, whose translation MIKILHLSDIHLGSGFSHGRVNPETGLNTRLEDFVRALGWCIDRAIAEPVDLVLFGGDAFPDATPPPFVQEAFASQFRRLVDAEIPTVLLVGNHDQHAQGTGGASLCIYRTLGVPGFVVGDRLETHLIQTRNGPVQVITLPWLTRSTLLTRPEAEGRSMGEVGQLLIDRLRVALEGEIRKLDSEIPTVLLAHLMADNARYGAERFLAVGKGFTVPVALLARPCFDYVALGHVHRHQILCEQPPIIYPGSIERVDFSEEKEDKGFVLVEVERGNTRFEFCPLPVRPFRTIEVDLSEAEDPQAKLLRTLKPERIQDTVVRLIYRLRSDQINQIDNSVLYEALSPAHSYTIHPELVSQLARPRLPELGMGNTVDPIEALKAYLDNREDLQELATDMLHVANDLLSNRQEDWLERMGLEAESILGTPVTEAEILEEPDTQLRLL comes from the coding sequence ATGATTAAAATTCTGCATCTGTCTGATATTCATCTGGGAAGCGGATTTTCCCACGGGCGGGTGAATCCGGAAACGGGACTCAATACCCGGTTGGAGGATTTCGTGCGTGCTTTGGGGTGGTGTATTGACCGGGCGATCGCTGAGCCTGTAGATCTCGTCCTGTTTGGGGGCGATGCCTTCCCCGATGCCACGCCGCCCCCGTTTGTCCAGGAAGCCTTCGCCAGTCAATTTCGCCGTTTGGTGGATGCTGAAATTCCGACGGTGCTACTGGTGGGTAACCATGACCAGCACGCCCAGGGCACGGGTGGAGCCAGTCTGTGTATCTACCGCACACTAGGAGTGCCGGGGTTCGTGGTGGGCGATCGCCTGGAAACCCACCTCATCCAAACTCGTAACGGTCCCGTCCAGGTGATTACTCTACCCTGGCTGACCCGTTCAACCCTGCTCACTCGTCCAGAGGCAGAAGGGCGATCGATGGGTGAAGTGGGTCAATTATTAATCGATCGCCTGCGGGTCGCCCTGGAAGGGGAAATCCGTAAACTCGATTCGGAGATTCCCACGGTCTTGCTGGCACACCTGATGGCAGACAATGCCCGTTATGGAGCGGAGCGGTTTCTGGCTGTGGGGAAGGGGTTCACGGTGCCGGTTGCCCTGCTTGCCCGTCCCTGCTTTGACTACGTAGCATTGGGTCACGTTCACCGCCACCAGATACTCTGTGAGCAACCACCGATTATCTACCCCGGCAGCATTGAGCGGGTTGATTTTAGTGAGGAAAAGGAAGATAAGGGCTTTGTCCTGGTGGAAGTAGAGCGGGGCAACACCCGGTTTGAGTTTTGTCCGCTGCCAGTACGTCCCTTCCGCACAATCGAAGTGGATCTGTCTGAAGCAGAAGACCCACAGGCAAAATTGCTGCGAACGTTAAAACCAGAACGGATCCAAGATACAGTCGTTCGCTTAATCTATCGGCTCCGCTCAGACCAAATTAATCAGATTGACAATTCGGTTCTGTATGAGGCATTGAGTCCTGCCCACAGCTACACTATCCATCCAGAACTGGTCAGCCAGCTTGCCCGTCCCCGCTTACCAGAGTTGGGCATGGGCAACACGGTTGACCCCATAGAGGCGCTCAAGGCATACCTGGACAACCGGGAAGATCTGCAAGAACTGGCAACCGATATGCTACACGTTGCAAATGATTTATTGTCCAATCGGCAGGAAGACTGGCTGGAACGGATGGGGTTAGAGGCAGAATCCATCCTGGGAACCCCGGTTACGGAGGCTGAAATTCTAGAGGAACCTGATACCCAGCTACGTTTGTTGTGA
- a CDS encoding class I SAM-dependent methyltransferase — MKAWIKKTIINLLEVHTEERKLLEFISSLQLSMDQKLLDIGCGYGRKLKLISALGINSVGVEVNPTLVQKCQEAGLNCLTVDEFNKTGELYDVLLMSHIIEHFLPDQLLEFMDSYLDRLKPGGHLIIATPLGTPYFYDDFDHIKPYNPAGISMVFGGNESQVQYYARNQIHLEDIWFRREPFKLTYFAGLYVKKHLRFPILANLLLALLFRFSFGVIGQTNGWIGIYRKMTA, encoded by the coding sequence ATGAAAGCCTGGATTAAGAAAACGATTATTAACCTTCTGGAAGTTCATACTGAGGAAAGAAAGCTACTGGAGTTTATTTCCTCCCTTCAGCTATCAATGGATCAAAAACTACTTGATATTGGTTGTGGCTACGGTAGAAAGCTGAAGTTAATCAGTGCTTTAGGCATCAATTCAGTTGGGGTAGAAGTCAACCCTACACTCGTTCAAAAATGTCAGGAAGCAGGTTTAAATTGCCTCACCGTAGATGAGTTTAACAAAACAGGTGAACTATATGATGTCCTGCTGATGTCTCATATTATCGAGCACTTTTTACCAGATCAACTTTTAGAATTTATGGATAGTTATCTGGATCGGCTTAAACCTGGAGGGCATTTGATTATAGCTACACCCCTGGGAACTCCCTATTTTTATGACGATTTTGACCATATTAAACCCTACAACCCGGCAGGGATTAGCATGGTTTTTGGAGGTAATGAATCTCAGGTTCAATATTACGCCAGAAATCAAATTCATCTAGAAGATATCTGGTTTCGACGGGAACCATTCAAGCTCACCTACTTTGCTGGCTTGTATGTGAAAAAGCATCTTCGTTTCCCTATCCTTGCTAACTTGCTATTAGCATTACTCTTTCGTTTCAGCTTTGGTGTTATCGGTCAGACAAATGGCTGGATAGGAATTTACAGGAAAATGACTGCATGA
- the purL gene encoding phosphoribosylformylglycinamidine synthase subunit PurL: protein MTALASAPFSPEEIAAEGIKPEEYEEIVRRLGRHPNKAELGMFGVMWSEHCCYKNSRPLLRQFPTEGDRILVGPGENAGVVDLGDGLRLAFKIESHNHPSAVEPFQGAATGVGGILRDIFTMGARPIAILNSLRFGSLDDARTRRLFTGVVSGIAHYGNCVGVPTVGGEIYFDPAYSGNPLVNVMALGLMETPEIVKSGARGVGNPVLYVGSTTGRDGMGGASFASAELSDESMDDRPAVQVGDPFLEKSLIEACLEAFKTGAVVAAQDMGAAGITCSTSEMAAKGGVGIELDLDKIPVRETGMVPYEYLLSESQERMLFVSHKGREQELIDIFERWGLHAVVAGTVIADPIVRILFKGEVAAEIPATALADNTPIYHRELLKEPPEYARQAWAWSEDSLPPCNLEGIQLQNQLYTWNDILLKLLATPTIASKRWVYRQYDHQVQNNTVLLPGGADATIIRIRPVKEGSGENWEGEGAENEGQKTPQPSPLKTFNAQLKDLSSKISTQRSQLKAPDKGVAATVDCNSRYVYLNPFEGTKAAVAEAARNLSCVGAEPVAVTDNLNFGSPEKAIGYWQLAEACRGLAKACRELGTPVTGGNVSLYNETLDTDGTPQPIYPTPVVGMVGIIPDLTRICGQGWKADGDLIYLLGLRLEARHEQPVDQTATLGGSEYLATIHKLVTGHPPIVDFDLERRVQSVCRGGIHQGWIHSAHDCAEGGLAVALAESCISGGLGATIHLPTVSRSPSLPTPLSPHSPTRWDHLLFAEGGARILVSVPANRQEIWETYLTQHLGHDWQRLGTVVSLESTLQIMTADNLPLIKVTLEQMGDRWHKAIERYLAS from the coding sequence ATGACTGCTCTCGCATCCGCTCCCTTTTCCCCTGAAGAAATTGCCGCTGAGGGCATTAAGCCAGAGGAGTACGAAGAAATTGTTCGCCGTCTTGGTCGCCATCCCAACAAGGCGGAACTGGGGATGTTTGGGGTGATGTGGTCAGAACATTGTTGCTACAAGAACTCCCGCCCTCTGTTGCGGCAATTTCCGACGGAGGGCGATCGCATTCTGGTGGGTCCCGGAGAGAATGCGGGGGTTGTGGATCTGGGGGATGGATTGCGGCTGGCGTTCAAAATTGAGTCCCATAACCATCCTTCAGCCGTTGAACCCTTCCAGGGAGCAGCAACTGGTGTGGGTGGCATTTTGCGAGATATTTTCACGATGGGTGCCCGCCCGATCGCCATCCTCAACTCCCTCCGCTTTGGTTCCCTGGACGATGCCCGCACCCGCCGATTGTTTACAGGCGTTGTATCCGGAATTGCCCACTACGGAAACTGTGTGGGGGTACCCACCGTTGGCGGCGAGATTTATTTTGATCCGGCTTACTCCGGCAATCCCCTGGTGAATGTGATGGCCCTGGGACTGATGGAAACGCCAGAGATTGTGAAATCCGGAGCCAGGGGAGTCGGCAATCCGGTTCTTTATGTCGGCTCTACCACGGGACGGGATGGCATGGGGGGAGCCAGTTTTGCCAGCGCCGAACTGAGTGATGAATCAATGGACGATCGCCCCGCGGTGCAGGTGGGCGATCCATTTCTGGAAAAATCCCTGATTGAAGCCTGCCTGGAGGCATTCAAAACCGGTGCTGTGGTCGCCGCCCAGGACATGGGAGCTGCTGGAATTACCTGTTCCACCTCTGAAATGGCCGCTAAAGGCGGTGTTGGCATTGAACTTGACCTGGACAAGATCCCGGTGCGCGAAACCGGCATGGTGCCCTACGAGTACCTGCTGTCTGAGTCCCAGGAACGGATGCTGTTTGTGTCCCATAAGGGACGGGAGCAGGAGTTGATTGATATTTTTGAGCGCTGGGGACTTCATGCCGTTGTTGCTGGAACTGTGATTGCTGACCCCATCGTGCGCATTCTGTTTAAGGGAGAGGTCGCCGCCGAAATTCCCGCGACTGCCCTGGCAGACAACACTCCTATCTACCACCGGGAATTGTTAAAGGAACCCCCTGAATATGCCCGTCAAGCCTGGGCATGGAGCGAAGACAGCCTGCCGCCCTGTAACCTGGAGGGAATTCAACTTCAGAATCAGTTGTATACCTGGAACGACATCCTGCTCAAGCTTCTGGCAACCCCCACGATCGCTTCCAAACGCTGGGTTTACCGGCAGTACGACCATCAGGTGCAGAACAATACGGTGCTTCTGCCCGGTGGGGCGGATGCCACCATTATTCGGATTCGTCCAGTGAAGGAGGGCAGTGGGGAAAATTGGGAAGGGGAAGGGGCAGAGAATGAGGGACAGAAGACCCCTCAACCCTCTCCGCTCAAAACATTCAACGCTCAACTCAAGGATCTCAGCTCAAAGATCTCAACTCAAAGATCTCAACTTAAAGCTCCTGATAAAGGGGTTGCGGCTACGGTTGATTGTAATTCCCGGTATGTTTATCTGAACCCGTTTGAGGGGACGAAAGCGGCGGTGGCAGAAGCAGCCCGCAATTTGAGTTGTGTTGGGGCTGAGCCAGTTGCTGTAACCGATAATCTAAATTTTGGCAGTCCGGAGAAGGCGATCGGCTACTGGCAACTGGCGGAAGCCTGCCGGGGGCTGGCAAAAGCCTGCCGTGAACTCGGTACTCCGGTCACTGGCGGTAATGTGTCGCTCTACAACGAAACCCTGGATACAGACGGCACCCCCCAGCCCATTTATCCCACCCCGGTGGTGGGCATGGTGGGAATTATTCCTGATCTGACCAGGATTTGTGGTCAGGGCTGGAAGGCAGATGGTGATCTGATTTATTTACTGGGACTGCGCCTGGAAGCACGCCATGAACAGCCGGTAGACCAGACGGCAACGCTGGGCGGATCAGAGTATTTAGCTACGATTCACAAACTGGTGACAGGACATCCCCCCATTGTTGACTTTGACCTGGAGCGTCGAGTTCAGTCAGTCTGCCGTGGCGGAATTCACCAGGGGTGGATCCATTCTGCCCATGATTGTGCTGAAGGCGGGCTGGCAGTGGCTCTGGCGGAATCCTGTATTAGCGGCGGCCTGGGGGCAACCATTCATCTACCAACAGTTAGCCGTTCACCCTCTCTCCCCACCCCCCTCTCTCCCCACTCCCCCACCCGCTGGGATCACCTGCTATTCGCCGAAGGTGGAGCGCGGATTCTGGTTTCGGTTCCGGCAAACCGTCAGGAGATTTGGGAAACTTACCTGACCCAGCATTTAGGGCACGACTGGCAAAGGCTGGGAACGGTTGTCAGTCTGGAATCCACCCTCCAAATCATGACAGCAGATAATCTGCCCTTAATCAAGGTCACCCTTGAGCAGATGGGCGATCGCTGGCACAAGGCCATTGAACGCTACCTGGCAAGTTAA
- a CDS encoding glycosyltransferase family 4 protein, with amino-acid sequence MPHHLYHLTVFLIALVVVIYTTPMVKKFGLKAGLVDQPGGRKIHKRPMVRLGGVSIFAGTLVALLLIWRMGGFGTLPPSKEYEVWGVTIGGLAFFLIGLADDLFTLPALSRLVMQLVVAGMAWQAGVQIHFLTIPFMGLVQLQDWISLLLTVVWLVGMANAINMIDGLDGLAAGVSGIAAVVMMIVCLFMNQPAAALIAAALAGASLGFLRYNFNPAQIFMGDGGAYFMGFTLAGIGVIGLVKGVTTVAVLLPYLILAVPILDISSVIVDRLRRGKSPFAADKRHLHHRLLQAGLPQRLIVLFIYSLTLWVGSLAMAISNMPSGWGYAIAATILLGIISWQVWKTARRQPQV; translated from the coding sequence ATGCCTCACCATCTGTATCACCTAACCGTCTTCCTGATTGCGCTTGTGGTTGTAATCTACACCACCCCAATGGTTAAAAAATTTGGACTGAAAGCTGGACTCGTAGATCAACCGGGTGGACGCAAGATCCATAAGCGTCCAATGGTTCGCCTGGGAGGGGTCTCTATCTTTGCGGGCACCCTGGTTGCCCTGCTGCTGATCTGGCGGATGGGAGGCTTTGGTACCCTGCCGCCCTCGAAAGAATACGAAGTTTGGGGAGTGACCATTGGTGGGCTTGCCTTCTTCTTGATTGGTCTGGCAGATGATCTGTTTACCCTACCAGCCCTCAGTCGTTTGGTGATGCAGCTTGTTGTGGCGGGAATGGCATGGCAGGCCGGAGTTCAAATTCATTTTTTGACCATCCCCTTCATGGGTTTAGTCCAGCTCCAGGACTGGATTAGCCTTTTGCTCACAGTCGTCTGGCTGGTTGGGATGGCAAACGCGATCAATATGATCGATGGATTGGATGGTCTGGCAGCAGGTGTTTCCGGGATTGCTGCTGTTGTCATGATGATCGTCTGTCTGTTTATGAATCAACCAGCCGCTGCCCTGATCGCTGCGGCGCTGGCAGGGGCATCGTTAGGATTCCTGCGATATAATTTCAATCCGGCCCAGATTTTTATGGGGGATGGAGGAGCCTATTTCATGGGCTTTACGCTGGCAGGTATTGGCGTCATTGGGCTGGTCAAGGGGGTAACCACTGTGGCTGTTCTGCTTCCTTATCTGATTCTGGCAGTGCCAATCCTGGATATTTCCTCTGTGATTGTGGATCGCCTGCGGAGAGGCAAATCTCCTTTCGCAGCGGATAAACGCCATCTCCATCATCGTCTTTTACAGGCGGGGCTGCCCCAACGGTTGATTGTTCTGTTCATCTACTCCCTCACACTCTGGGTGGGTAGTCTGGCAATGGCAATTTCCAACATGCCAAGCGGTTGGGGCTATGCGATCGCCGCCACCATTCTGCTGGGCATTATTAGCTGGCAGGTTTGGAAGACCGCTCGCCGCCAACCGCAGGTATGA